One Gammaproteobacteria bacterium DNA segment encodes these proteins:
- the accB gene encoding acetyl-CoA carboxylase biotin carboxyl carrier protein, with translation MDIRKVKKLIELLEESGIAEIEIREGEESVRISRHGQSGTQVAMQAAPAALQNGHTPAAAPTEPAVPAAPTVPAGHTVNAPMVGTFYQAPTPGAPSFVEIGQSVNVGDILCVIEAMKIMNQIESDKSGVVQAMLVENGQPVEFGQPLFVIE, from the coding sequence ATGGACATCCGCAAGGTAAAAAAACTGATCGAGCTGCTGGAGGAATCCGGCATTGCCGAAATCGAAATCCGCGAGGGCGAAGAGTCGGTGCGCATCAGCCGCCACGGCCAGAGCGGCACCCAAGTGGCCATGCAAGCCGCGCCGGCAGCACTGCAAAACGGCCACACCCCGGCAGCAGCGCCCACCGAACCGGCCGTACCGGCGGCACCCACCGTCCCTGCCGGACACACCGTGAACGCCCCCATGGTCGGCACCTTCTACCAGGCGCCCACGCCGGGTGCCCCGTCCTTCGTCGAGATCGGCCAGAGCGTGAACGTGGGCGACATCCTGTGCGTGATCGAGGCCATGAAAATCATGAACCAGATCGAAAGCGACAAGTCCGGCGTGGTGCAGGCGATGCTGGTCGAGAATGGCCAGCCGGTCGAGTTCGGCCAGCCGTTGTTTGTCATCGAATGA
- the aroQ gene encoding type II 3-dehydroquinate dehydratase: MAKLLVLHGPNLNLLGSREPDYYGHTGLDAINARLETLARTAGHSLQHFQSNAEHSLVERIHAAQTEGVAFILINPAAFTHTSVALRDALAAVDIPFIEVHLSNVHAREEFRQASYFSDIAVGVISGLGAQGYELALQAALQRLSPATA, from the coding sequence ATGGCGAAACTGCTGGTACTGCACGGCCCCAATCTCAACCTCCTGGGCAGCCGTGAGCCCGATTACTACGGCCACACCGGGCTGGACGCCATCAACGCGCGGCTGGAAACCCTGGCCCGAACCGCCGGCCACAGCCTGCAGCACTTCCAGAGCAATGCCGAGCATAGCCTGGTAGAGCGCATCCACGCCGCCCAGACCGAAGGTGTCGCCTTCATCCTCATCAATCCGGCGGCCTTCACCCATACCAGTGTCGCCCTGCGCGACGCCCTCGCCGCCGTAGACATCCCGTTCATCGAGGTGCACCTGTCCAACGTGCATGCGCGGGAAGAATTCCGCCAGGCCTCCTATTTCTCCGACATTGCCGTCGGCGTCATCAGCGGGCTCGGCGCACAGGGCTACGAACTGGCGCTGCAAGCCGCACTCCAGCGCCTCTCACCCGCTACCGCCTAA
- the dsbD gene encoding protein-disulfide reductase DsbD, with protein sequence MKLYKWILLLTLASASAGVSLGALASAPTDSGKSTVADFFNNLGTKLGLPGSDGQTFLEPDAAYAFSATAINGGHAIAARWQVADGYYMYRDKFRFELVESNDVSLGAAQFPPSETKQDPNFGAVQVYHQDVEIVLPLLRTSAAPTAITLRVGYQGCAEAGFCYPPMTKTVSLQLPVASAANPLVGASANTGAPALTEQDQLARLLTGGSTAFALLTFFGLGLLLAFTPCVFPMVPILSSIIVGQGGMQNSRRAFMLSLVYVLAMAATYTIAGVAAGLFGSNLQAAFQSPWVLSSFSIVFVLLALSMFGLYKLQLPAALQTRLTRLSNSQQAGTLSGVALMGLFSALIVGPCVAAPLAAALIVIGQSGDAVLGGAALFTLSMGMGVPLLLVGTSLGKWLPRAGGWMSTVNAVFGVLLLALAVWLLERILPASVTLALWALLLIICAIYMGALERLQPEATGWRKLWKGVGVVMLIYGSLLAIGAASGGRDALQPLQNFAVAGADRAISAAALPALPFKQIKDLAQLQDEIMQARAAGKPVMLDFYADWCVSCKEMEKYTFSDPAVQQALSVAVLLQADVTADDATDRDLQKTLGVFGPPTMIFYGPDGQERTEYRLIGALGAKKFLTHVRSAFELPAI encoded by the coding sequence ATGAAGCTGTATAAATGGATATTGCTGCTCACGCTGGCAAGCGCCAGTGCCGGCGTCAGCCTTGGCGCACTGGCGTCCGCACCCACCGACAGCGGCAAAAGCACTGTTGCTGATTTCTTCAATAACCTCGGCACCAAGCTCGGCCTGCCGGGCAGTGATGGGCAAACCTTTCTCGAACCCGACGCGGCCTATGCCTTTTCCGCCACAGCCATAAACGGCGGCCACGCCATTGCGGCGCGCTGGCAGGTGGCCGACGGCTATTATATGTACCGCGACAAGTTCCGTTTTGAGCTGGTCGAGAGCAATGACGTAAGCCTGGGCGCGGCCCAATTCCCCCCCAGCGAAACCAAACAGGACCCCAATTTCGGCGCGGTACAGGTCTACCATCAGGATGTAGAGATCGTGCTGCCGCTGCTACGCACCAGCGCTGCACCGACTGCCATCACCCTGCGCGTCGGTTACCAGGGCTGTGCCGAGGCGGGCTTTTGCTACCCACCGATGACCAAAACCGTCAGCCTGCAACTGCCGGTAGCGAGCGCAGCCAATCCACTCGTCGGCGCTAGCGCCAACACTGGCGCGCCCGCATTAACCGAACAGGATCAACTGGCACGCCTGCTCACCGGCGGCAGCACGGCCTTCGCGCTGCTGACCTTCTTCGGCCTGGGCCTGCTGCTCGCCTTTACGCCGTGCGTATTTCCCATGGTGCCAATACTCTCCAGCATTATTGTGGGTCAGGGCGGCATGCAGAACTCGCGTCGCGCCTTCATGCTGTCGCTGGTTTACGTGCTCGCCATGGCAGCCACCTACACCATTGCGGGCGTGGCCGCAGGGCTGTTCGGCAGTAACCTGCAGGCCGCCTTTCAGAGCCCGTGGGTACTCAGCAGCTTCAGCATCGTCTTCGTGCTGCTGGCGCTGTCCATGTTTGGTCTCTACAAGCTGCAATTACCGGCCGCATTGCAGACCCGCCTGACGCGCCTCAGCAATAGCCAGCAGGCCGGCACCCTGTCAGGGGTAGCCCTTATGGGGCTGTTTTCGGCGCTGATCGTTGGCCCCTGCGTGGCGGCGCCGCTGGCCGCAGCGCTGATCGTGATCGGTCAGAGCGGTGACGCCGTGCTGGGCGGGGCCGCGCTGTTTACCCTCAGCATGGGCATGGGGGTACCCCTGCTGCTGGTCGGCACCTCACTCGGCAAATGGCTGCCCCGCGCGGGCGGCTGGATGAGCACCGTGAACGCCGTGTTCGGCGTGCTGTTGCTGGCCCTGGCGGTATGGCTGCTGGAGCGCATCCTGCCTGCCTCCGTCACCCTGGCCCTGTGGGCACTGCTGCTGATTATCTGCGCCATCTACATGGGTGCGCTGGAGCGCCTGCAACCCGAGGCCACCGGCTGGCGCAAACTCTGGAAGGGCGTGGGTGTGGTGATGCTGATCTATGGCAGCCTGCTCGCCATAGGCGCCGCCAGTGGCGGCAGGGATGCCCTCCAGCCGCTGCAAAATTTCGCTGTAGCTGGCGCCGATCGGGCGATCTCCGCTGCGGCCCTGCCGGCCCTGCCGTTCAAGCAGATCAAGGACCTCGCCCAACTGCAGGACGAAATCATGCAGGCCCGTGCCGCCGGCAAACCGGTGATGCTCGACTTTTATGCCGACTGGTGCGTCTCCTGCAAGGAGATGGAGAAATACACCTTCTCCGACCCCGCCGTACAACAGGCCTTGTCGGTGGCGGTACTGCTACAGGCCGACGTTACCGCCGATGACGCCACTGACCGTGACCTGCAAAAGACACTGGGCGTATTTGGCCCCCCGACCATGATCTTTTACGGCCCGGATGGACAAGAGCGCACCGAATATCGTCTAATTGGTGCCTTAGGCGCCAAGAAATTCCTCACCCATGTACGCAGCGCCTTCGAACTACCCGCTATTTAG
- the cutA gene encoding divalent-cation tolerance protein CutA gives MIDCQLILSTCPDTEVAERIADTLVDQKLAACVNLVPGLRSVYRWKGQRERAEEVLLIIKSRTQDYSAVEKALRALHPYELPEIIAVPVSAGLPAYLAWLGQRGEDE, from the coding sequence ATGATCGATTGCCAGCTCATACTCAGCACCTGCCCGGACACTGAAGTCGCGGAGCGCATCGCCGATACACTGGTGGACCAGAAGTTGGCCGCCTGCGTGAACCTGGTGCCGGGGCTGCGCTCGGTGTACCGCTGGAAGGGCCAGCGGGAACGGGCCGAGGAAGTACTGCTCATCATCAAGTCACGTACGCAAGACTACAGCGCCGTAGAAAAAGCGTTGCGGGCCTTGCATCCCTATGAACTGCCGGAGATCATCGCCGTTCCTGTCAGTGCGGGCCTGCCCGCCTATCTTGCCTGGCTCGGACAGCGCGGCGAGGATGAATGA
- a CDS encoding DUF3530 family protein, which produces MPAHHPLRYQVTLLVVTLLCTSLAHATFKQREERWAQQILQYLTIGKAEWLPDPTGKFLSIYTAAEGQTKGGVIVMHDEGQHPDWPDVISPLRRGLPAHGYATLSLQMPILPRGAPLTGYGRALDEAPPRIRAGIKFLRNKGIKRIILIGHGMGATMASAYLAQAKDPGITAFAGLALDAPETQSTIYKLDPRLHAPTMLAKIRIPVLDLYGGLDRPTIVDAAPKRAKAAAGNKHYLQVKLDYADHFFTRLDDALVERLSGWFDQYAATGGN; this is translated from the coding sequence ATGCCCGCACACCATCCACTCCGCTACCAAGTCACGCTGCTGGTCGTCACGCTGCTGTGCACTTCACTGGCGCATGCAACCTTCAAGCAGCGTGAGGAACGCTGGGCGCAGCAGATACTGCAATATCTCACCATCGGCAAGGCGGAATGGCTGCCCGACCCCACTGGAAAATTTTTAAGCATCTACACCGCAGCCGAAGGCCAGACCAAGGGCGGAGTGATTGTGATGCACGACGAGGGGCAGCACCCGGACTGGCCGGATGTGATCTCACCCTTGCGCCGTGGCCTGCCGGCGCACGGCTATGCAACTCTCTCGCTGCAAATGCCGATCCTGCCACGCGGCGCACCACTCACCGGCTACGGCCGCGCCCTGGATGAAGCGCCGCCGCGCATTCGCGCCGGTATCAAATTTCTGCGCAACAAGGGCATCAAACGCATCATACTGATCGGCCACGGCATGGGGGCGACCATGGCCAGCGCCTATCTGGCGCAGGCCAAAGACCCCGGCATCACCGCCTTCGCCGGTCTCGCGCTGGACGCCCCGGAGACACAGAGTACAATCTACAAGCTGGATCCACGCCTGCACGCCCCCACCATGCTCGCCAAGATACGTATCCCGGTGCTCGATCTCTACGGCGGCCTTGACCGCCCCACCATCGTCGACGCCGCGCCTAAACGGGCCAAGGCGGCGGCGGGCAACAAACATTACCTGCAAGTCAAACTCGACTACGCGGATCATTTTTTCACCCGGCTGGACGACGCGCTGGTCGAACGCCTCTCTGGCTGGTTCGACCAGTATGCCGCGACGGGTGGCAACTGA
- a CDS encoding malic enzyme-like NAD(P)-binding protein yields the protein MPTDLKQAALDYHAHPTAGKIGLAITKPCATQHDLSLAYTPGVAAPVREIARDPETAYRYTAKGNLVAVITDGSAILGLGNLGALAAKPVMEGKAILFKKLANIDAFDIEVDAESPQAFIDTVARIAPTFGGINLEDIAAPHCFEIERALSERLNIPVFHDDQHGTALIIAAGLLNALELQGKQLSDAVIVCLGAGAAGIASMRLLLALGARRDNLTLVDRNGVIHSERTDLNIYKQEFARATPARALHDALTGADVFIGVSGPNLVSADMLRSMTAKPIVFALSNPDPEISPAAAYAARSDVIMATGRSDYPNQVNNALGFPYVFRGALDARARRITPEMQMAAVRALAALAHEPVPAEVLHAYDLKQLEFGPDYILPKPFDPRLITCVAPAVARAATNSA from the coding sequence ATGCCCACAGACCTGAAACAGGCCGCGCTTGATTATCACGCCCATCCGACAGCGGGCAAAATCGGACTCGCCATCACCAAGCCCTGCGCCACCCAGCACGATCTTTCGCTGGCCTACACCCCGGGCGTCGCCGCACCCGTGCGTGAAATCGCACGCGACCCCGAGACCGCCTACCGGTACACCGCCAAGGGCAATCTGGTGGCGGTGATTACCGACGGCAGCGCCATTCTCGGACTCGGCAATCTGGGAGCGCTGGCGGCCAAGCCGGTGATGGAAGGCAAGGCGATCCTGTTCAAGAAGCTCGCCAACATCGACGCCTTCGACATCGAGGTCGATGCCGAATCGCCGCAGGCCTTTATCGATACCGTGGCACGCATCGCCCCTACCTTTGGCGGCATCAATCTGGAAGACATCGCCGCGCCCCATTGTTTTGAAATCGAGCGCGCGCTGAGCGAGCGGCTCAACATCCCGGTATTTCACGATGACCAGCACGGCACCGCGCTGATCATCGCCGCAGGGCTGCTCAATGCGCTGGAACTGCAAGGCAAGCAGTTGAGTGACGCCGTCATCGTGTGTCTGGGCGCAGGGGCCGCCGGCATCGCCTCCATGCGGCTGTTGCTGGCGCTCGGCGCCCGGCGCGACAACCTCACACTGGTGGATCGCAACGGCGTCATCCACAGTGAACGCACCGACCTCAACATTTACAAACAGGAGTTCGCACGCGCGACCCCGGCGCGCGCACTGCATGACGCGCTCACTGGTGCGGATGTATTCATTGGCGTCTCCGGTCCCAATCTGGTAAGTGCCGACATGCTGCGGTCGATGACCGCAAAACCCATCGTGTTTGCGCTCTCCAACCCTGACCCGGAAATCAGCCCGGCAGCGGCCTATGCGGCACGCAGCGACGTCATCATGGCCACCGGTCGCTCCGACTATCCCAACCAGGTCAATAACGCGCTCGGTTTTCCGTATGTCTTTCGTGGCGCACTGGACGCCCGCGCACGCCGCATCACACCGGAGATGCAGATGGCCGCCGTGCGGGCACTGGCCGCGCTGGCGCACGAACCCGTACCTGCCGAGGTGCTGCACGCCTACGATCTCAAACAGCTTGAGTTCGGCCCCGACTACATCCTGCCCAAACCCTTCGACCCGCGCCTCATCACCTGCGTCGCGCCCGCCGTGGCGCGCGCCGCAACCAACAGCGCCTAG